The Methanomassiliicoccales archaeon genome includes the window AGGGTGAACACTGATGCCCCACTGGTTATTGGTATTGTGGGTCCACCAATAGAAACCCACAGCATTCTTAGGAATGCAGCGTTAAGGGAGAAGATAAACACAGTTGGTAGCATGTGTGTCGAGGTCTTTTCCAAATCACCAACACTCGGCAACTTAATTGCCCTCTCTAAAGAATTTGCCACGCGCACAGGTCTGATGACGGAACAGGTTGCAGAAGCTCTCGAGGCTATTAGGGGGTTGGGCTCCGCTAGCATGATCATGCTAGGAAATTCTATATTCGCCGCTGGTGAGCTCGATGAAATAGAGAAGGTCCTCGGAGAGTTTGGGAAAATATATAGAGTAAAAATTGATTGGATTGGGCCAAGAGTCTTAAGTGTAGAGAAATAATCCTGAGTAACAATAGTAGAACCATGCGATTTCACAAGCCATTTACTTAACCCGCATCAATAATCGCGAGTGTTGCAGCTTGCCGATTGAATTATTCGTAGAGTGTAAAAAGCTGATCGTCTTCCCTAACATCGAATAACCCTAGGCGGGCCCCACAATCAAGCCAGCCGTGCGCGTAGTTCACGCATGCAAATGCGTTGACGAAATCACCTTTGGACCTAAAGGTCAGCGCATCTTCGTAATACGATCTTGCCATAACAAGAAAATCCTCGGCCAATTTCCTTCCAAATGATCTCTGTGGCGCGACGATCTTGAGTTTCTCAAGCGCCCTTTTGGTGATCGAAAGATACCGTTCGAGATGCACCTCTGTGATAACATTGCCTGTCATTTTATATCCTCTTAGACGGGATGATTTCGACGCTTTCGCCGCCGTGTTTGCTCTCCCTTGGTCTCACCTCAACGAGAAGTGGCATCTGGATGTTGCCACCGATTACGAGAGCAACGCCGATTGGAAGGCGCTGGATTTCATCGGCCAAGCTTGCCGTGAGTCCTTCAACTGATGATGCAATCGCCTTCAAATCGTTGGGATTTGTCACCTTGAGAATCATCTGTGTATTGCATTGGCTAAGTACATTCTTATCGATCTTCGCAGCCCTCTGACTAATGATCGTCAAACCCAACCCAAATTTCCTTCCCTCAGAAGCGATGGTCCTGAAAATTTTGCTAGAAGCTGCAAGACCCTGCTGTGGACAGTAATTATGGGCTTCCTCAACAACAAGCATAAGCGGTGGAACCTTGCCGATTTTTCTCAATTCGAATAACGCGGTGGCAAGCCTGCTCACAACAAGTTCCTGAATATCTGGAGGAGTGCCTTTTAGATTGATTATCGTGGTTTTGCCCTTGACAACAATCTCATCAATCCTCGTTCCTTTAGCTGCAAAAATATCAATCTCATCAAGATATTCAAGCTCGGCGATGAGAGCTGCATTTTGCGTTTCTTCATCCGCTTCAAGTACATTTATGATGTCTTTCAGAGTGTACTCTTTTTTGATGCTTCTAACACCGTCAATCGCTTTCCTCAATGAAGTGAGATATGTGCGTACATTCTTGATGTTGGTGAGACTGAGAAGATCTCGCGCCTCCAAGTTAGCCAATGTAAATTTCAATGGAATTGCTTTCTTATTGACATTCGTGTCCGTGGCGAATTCGATAATTTTGTCCGCATATCCTCTTGGGGTGACCTC containing:
- a CDS encoding DUF357 domain-containing protein; translation: MTGNVITEVHLERYLSITKRALEKLKIVAPQRSFGRKLAEDFLVMARSYYEDALTFRSKGDFVNAFACVNYAHGWLDCGARLGLFDVREDDQLFTLYE
- a CDS encoding ATP-binding protein, which translates into the protein MEVDSAVETLENNTSEKINKYADLECIGIIYGNVGTTTFNCRVTGDMRRLQYVQVEHETDGWVLGVVSEMERKTDLSLERAKMISEGASVSIEEKVTAKVDVIGFRDERGLLQTPRTPFRAGDPVYKAKDTLIKDVIGLKERTDTGAYIGLLLGHDIRVEVDINAMVQKHVSILAKTGGGKSFLCGALVEELMKHDVTVLIIDPHGEYGSMREKGTVPHTARNFEVTPRGYADKIIEFATDTNVNKKAIPLKFTLANLEARDLLSLTNIKNVRTYLTSLRKAIDGVRSIKKEYTLKDIINVLEADEETQNAALIAELEYLDEIDIFAAKGTRIDEIVVKGKTTIINLKGTPPDIQELVVSRLATALFELRKIGKVPPLMLVVEEAHNYCPQQGLAASSKIFRTIASEGRKFGLGLTIISQRAAKIDKNVLSQCNTQMILKVTNPNDLKAIASSVEGLTASLADEIQRLPIGVALVIGGNIQMPLLVEVRPRESKHGGESVEIIPSKRI